The genome window AAACTCTCCTTCCGAAAATCTCCAACTCTTCCTTTCCTCGGATGTGATTGAAAAGATGCAATGTTGAAACGGCGAGCGTCGTCGTTTTGATTCCGCCTCCGGTTCCGTTGGGCGACGCGCCGACCCACATCAAAAAGAGAGAAACGAAAACCATCGGAATTCCCATTTTAGAAATACTTAATGTATTGAAGCCGGCCGTTCTCGTGCTGATCGAATAAAAAAGGGAATGAAACCATCGGTCCGAGGGATTCAGACCGGCGAGTGTGAGTTTCGATTCAAGGATGAAATAGGAAACCGTCCCTAAGACGATCAACGCCGCGGAAACGGTCAGGATCAGCTTGGCGCCGAGTTCCATTCTTTGCGGAGAATTCTCCCGTTGCAACGTCCAGTAAATCAAATGATGCACCGTCGGAAAACCGAGTCCGCCTAACACGATCAAGATCATCACGACGGAGAGAAACATCCTCTGATGCGACATCCATTCCGTTTCGAATCCGGATGGAAAGATCGAAAAACCCGCGTTGCAAAACGAACTCACGGAATGAAACAAGGAAGAGAAGATTCTGCTTTTTAAATTCGTTTCGTTTGTTTCGGGATACCAAAGAAAAATCAACAAAGCTCCGAACGCTTCGATGAGAAACGTCTGGACCGCCACTTGTTTTAATACGAACGAAGCCCTTCCCACGGTTTCCTGGCTGAACAAATCCTTGATGAGAAGTTTGTTCGTAACGCTGACTTGTCCCGCTAAAAAGATCGCAAAGAAAACAGTGAGCGTCATCAAACCCAAACCGCCGATCTGAATCAAAACCATGAGAATCGTTTGTCCCGTTCCCGTAAGTTGGGAAGCGACCGCGATCGTGCTGAGACCCGTCACACAAACCGCGCTTACGACGGTAAAGAAAACGTCGACGAGAGCGATCGGAGTTACTTGCGCTCTCGGTGCGGACAAAGCAAGCGTTCCGAGCAGAATCAAAATTCCGAAACTGCCGGTGATGACGAGCGAAGGACTGATTTGTCTGTAAATCAACAAATCCGTTTTTCGGATCAAACGGGAGAAGTTGCTGAACAACAGAAAAATTTGACTCAAGGATAAGAAGGCCAAACTCGCGTCTTCTCCGCTCAACGAATTCAAGGTAAGTAGTTCGTAGATTTCCTTGCTGATGATCTCCTGAAAGACGAGCAGAAACACGACGACCGCTTCGGTGATATGCGTTTTTAAATAATCAAGAAGATTTCCGATCGCGAAAAGAAACGAAAGGGCTTCGTAGACGACGAGGGAAATTACGATTCCGTTTACGAGCAAACGAATCCAATGCGTCCACTCGTGCGGATAATAAAATCCGTAGATTAAAATCAAGAGACAAAGGGAAAGAAGGCCGCAGATCGAATAATAGATTCGTAATATCGGATGGATCTTGGATTGATAAAAAAGTGCGGCCTCGCGTCGTATATTCCAGAAACTGAATTTAGTTTCCTGAGGAGAAG of Leptospira sanjuanensis contains these proteins:
- a CDS encoding TrkH family potassium uptake protein, whose translation is MPSPQETKFSFWNIRREAALFYQSKIHPILRIYYSICGLLSLCLLILIYGFYYPHEWTHWIRLLVNGIVISLVVYEALSFLFAIGNLLDYLKTHITEAVVVFLLVFQEIISKEIYELLTLNSLSGEDASLAFLSLSQIFLLFSNFSRLIRKTDLLIYRQISPSLVITGSFGILILLGTLALSAPRAQVTPIALVDVFFTVVSAVCVTGLSTIAVASQLTGTGQTILMVLIQIGGLGLMTLTVFFAIFLAGQVSVTNKLLIKDLFSQETVGRASFVLKQVAVQTFLIEAFGALLIFLWYPETNETNLKSRIFSSLFHSVSSFCNAGFSIFPSGFETEWMSHQRMFLSVVMILIVLGGLGFPTVHHLIYWTLQRENSPQRMELGAKLILTVSAALIVLGTVSYFILESKLTLAGLNPSDRWFHSLFYSISTRTAGFNTLSISKMGIPMVFVSLFLMWVGASPNGTGGGIKTTTLAVSTLHLFNHIRGKEELEIFGRRVSSGSIARASAGILVSLFLIFFGIFFLTLTENFEFIDLCYEVVSAFGTVGLSRGITPSLTSPGKILICLMMFGGRVGMLTILIAFVPKEKKSGLRYPEESIIVG